Proteins encoded by one window of Leptospira stimsonii:
- a CDS encoding LIC20153 family lipoprotein: protein MKTIQKIAKTTVIIGLILGTLAHCKKDDKEDVDPATLLLLGLAANGYNCSATVGGRVAGLPAMTATTSVQTLVYGKVPFVNHSIAAVKFSNVKAGDQITFRGRNVADFDEGTAGNTNAPLVYNTASCPLLDSAYDSTRATYTTPSEGQYGTAAGDGPFVYTLNATKGGDYYFVFYLASRTAEPPTTTFQITLKN, encoded by the coding sequence ATGAAAACCATCCAAAAGATTGCAAAAACGACCGTTATTATCGGCCTTATCCTAGGCACACTCGCTCATTGTAAGAAAGACGACAAAGAGGATGTTGACCCGGCTACACTTCTGCTCTTGGGACTTGCCGCCAACGGCTACAATTGCTCTGCAACCGTCGGAGGAAGAGTAGCGGGTCTTCCGGCAATGACCGCGACCACTTCGGTCCAAACTCTTGTCTACGGAAAGGTTCCCTTTGTGAATCATTCGATCGCGGCGGTCAAATTTTCCAACGTTAAAGCGGGAGATCAGATCACGTTCCGGGGAAGAAACGTAGCGGACTTTGACGAAGGTACGGCTGGAAACACCAACGCCCCTCTTGTCTATAACACGGCTTCCTGCCCATTACTGGACTCCGCGTATGATTCTACACGTGCCACTTATACGACTCCGAGTGAAGGGCAATACGGCACTGCGGCGGGAGACGGGCCTTTCGTCTACACGCTCAACGCAACGAAAGGTGGAGACTACTATTTCGTTTTCTATTTAGCGAGCAGAACAGCAGAACCTCCGACTACTACGTTTCAAATCACCCTCAAGAACTAA
- a CDS encoding HmuY family protein: MKRISNFKPLWKQICLGFGIFLFVSCARQHSAIDENELAFRQALLALQKQLEEAATSKILSTESNGDGSYTTKVRAVSYDVWVKFNFANLAQASVPDSAGGWDVGFQRFKLQTNSGATNPSGSGGACMTNPVLTDFNVASGSSSTALGCANANFSADTNVSELASGGVQTDYVGSDVLNKWFNYTLAFLQPNYKIFVIRSSTGNQYYLFQVTGYYSSEGTAAYPTVRWKQIPY; this comes from the coding sequence ATGAAAAGAATCTCGAACTTCAAACCTCTTTGGAAACAAATCTGTCTGGGGTTCGGGATTTTTCTCTTTGTTTCCTGTGCGAGACAACATTCGGCGATCGATGAAAACGAACTCGCTTTCAGACAAGCCTTGTTGGCTCTTCAAAAACAATTGGAAGAAGCGGCGACATCCAAAATTCTTTCAACGGAATCCAACGGAGACGGATCTTATACCACGAAGGTGAGAGCGGTCTCGTATGACGTTTGGGTCAAATTTAATTTTGCAAACTTAGCGCAGGCGTCCGTTCCCGATTCCGCGGGCGGTTGGGATGTCGGATTTCAGAGATTCAAACTTCAGACGAACAGCGGCGCGACGAATCCTTCGGGAAGCGGCGGTGCTTGTATGACCAATCCAGTCCTTACGGATTTTAACGTGGCCTCGGGAAGTTCTTCGACGGCTTTGGGTTGTGCGAACGCGAATTTTTCAGCGGACACGAACGTCTCCGAGCTCGCTTCCGGAGGAGTTCAGACCGATTACGTGGGAAGCGACGTCCTCAACAAATGGTTTAATTATACTCTCGCATTTTTACAACCGAACTATAAGATTTTCGTAATACGATCCAGCACGGGAAACCAATACTATCTTTTCCAAGTCACCGGCTATTATAGCTCCGAAGGGACCGCCGCTTACCCGACCGTTCGATGGAAACAGATTCCTTACTGA
- a CDS encoding TonB-dependent receptor plug domain-containing protein, which produces METDSLLIHIMSLIRKLFKHCGISFLFLILFLFPLQAQDDKTKKETSVPEKDSSNTTNVKTDTNSSDSQKENVQDDSQIVVTGSRGERRLKDSTVATEVISRKKIEASGARNAAEVLETQLGIDVVPFFGGSRVRMLGMDSQYVLILIDGERISGRLNNAVDLSRFKVQNLERIEIVKGASSALYGADAIGGVINLITKEGDKKLSYEMRTTYGNGNRKNFNTEGEFNTTANLGFRNELVSGNVSAGYNKNPGYRLVPDSQATTGNAYQDLNTGMNLIFNPDGKFKAKTRILYQHRDQNGVDVTQSKAVFDRNNKTHDFLATGALEYGFGRKNLISFRGNISKWENKYYNNQRGSDELDVKQLNAELTSQGTVQLDWEAAERHFITAGVESFANELESDRLQNRFVYRTRRAAFIQNEWTVSRSPRIRIVPGVRYDDDSQFGNQTTPKLAARYDILQNLVWRASYGRGFRPPSFQELYLRFENPAVGYVVDGNPNLKPEKSITVNSDLEYSPFSFLTFSLSLYRNDVINLIQYKFDSNQGREYSQFQLQNIAKAYTRGGELGVQYRFLKHYTLELGYNQTDTRDLTTDRPLEGRALHQVSANFIYNSPGGFQFNLRGKHLDKRPFYSSTSSLSAAGQDFIPTEVKLNENPPVTYGKPFTIINIRMEQKFFEKHFALFVGVDNLLNEYELAYNPTRPRFFYGGFSAQF; this is translated from the coding sequence ATGGAAACAGATTCCTTACTGATCCACATCATGTCCTTGATCCGCAAACTTTTTAAACACTGTGGAATTTCTTTTTTGTTCCTAATTCTTTTTTTATTTCCTCTTCAAGCGCAAGACGATAAAACAAAAAAAGAAACTTCCGTTCCTGAGAAAGATTCGTCGAACACGACCAATGTGAAGACCGATACGAACAGTTCGGATTCTCAAAAGGAAAACGTACAGGATGATTCTCAAATCGTCGTCACAGGTTCTCGCGGCGAAAGAAGACTTAAGGATTCTACCGTTGCGACGGAAGTAATCTCTCGTAAAAAGATCGAAGCGAGCGGCGCGAGAAACGCCGCGGAGGTTTTAGAAACTCAATTGGGGATCGACGTGGTCCCCTTTTTCGGAGGATCTCGAGTTCGAATGTTGGGCATGGATTCACAGTATGTCCTGATTCTTATCGACGGAGAAAGAATTTCGGGAAGACTCAACAACGCAGTCGACTTGAGCCGTTTTAAAGTCCAGAACTTGGAAAGAATCGAAATCGTAAAAGGTGCGTCATCCGCTCTTTACGGAGCCGATGCGATCGGAGGAGTCATCAATCTCATCACAAAAGAAGGTGATAAAAAACTCAGCTACGAGATGCGAACGACCTACGGAAACGGAAATCGAAAGAACTTCAACACCGAAGGCGAATTCAATACGACGGCGAATTTGGGTTTTCGAAACGAGCTCGTTAGCGGAAACGTTTCCGCCGGTTACAACAAAAACCCCGGTTATCGATTGGTTCCCGATTCTCAAGCGACGACCGGAAACGCGTATCAGGATTTGAACACGGGTATGAATTTGATCTTCAACCCGGATGGAAAGTTCAAAGCGAAGACAAGGATCCTCTATCAACACCGAGATCAAAACGGAGTCGACGTCACACAGTCCAAAGCGGTCTTTGATCGCAACAACAAGACCCACGACTTTCTCGCGACGGGCGCATTGGAATACGGCTTCGGTAGAAAGAATCTAATTTCCTTCCGAGGAAATATTTCGAAATGGGAAAACAAATACTATAACAATCAGAGAGGCTCGGACGAGCTGGACGTAAAACAACTCAACGCGGAATTGACTTCGCAAGGAACCGTTCAACTCGACTGGGAAGCCGCGGAAAGACATTTTATTACCGCAGGCGTGGAATCCTTTGCCAACGAATTGGAATCCGATCGTTTACAGAATCGGTTTGTCTATCGTACACGAAGAGCCGCCTTCATTCAGAACGAATGGACCGTTTCCCGTTCTCCCAGAATTCGAATCGTTCCCGGAGTTCGATACGACGACGATTCTCAGTTCGGAAATCAGACAACTCCAAAACTCGCCGCACGTTATGACATTCTTCAAAACTTAGTATGGAGGGCGAGTTATGGAAGAGGCTTTCGTCCACCGAGCTTCCAAGAATTATATCTTCGTTTTGAAAACCCCGCCGTGGGTTACGTGGTCGACGGAAATCCGAATCTCAAACCGGAGAAATCGATCACGGTCAATTCCGATCTCGAATACAGTCCGTTTTCTTTTCTCACATTCTCCTTGAGTTTGTATCGAAACGACGTCATCAATCTGATCCAATATAAGTTCGATTCCAATCAGGGAAGGGAATATTCTCAGTTTCAATTACAGAATATCGCGAAAGCATATACGCGAGGTGGAGAACTCGGAGTCCAATATCGTTTTCTAAAACACTACACTCTGGAACTCGGCTACAATCAAACCGATACGAGAGATCTGACAACGGATCGTCCGCTGGAAGGAAGAGCGCTTCATCAAGTCTCGGCGAATTTTATCTACAATTCTCCCGGAGGATTTCAATTCAATCTTCGAGGAAAACACTTAGACAAACGACCGTTTTACAGTTCGACGAGCAGTCTTTCCGCGGCGGGGCAAGATTTTATTCCTACGGAAGTGAAGTTGAACGAAAACCCGCCCGTAACCTACGGAAAGCCCTTTACGATCATCAATATAAGAATGGAACAGAAATTTTTCGAGAAACACTTTGCTTTGTTCGTCGGTGTGGACAATCTCTTGAACGAATACGAACTCGCTTACAATCCTACAAGACCGAGATTTTTCTACGGCGGATTTTCAGCGCAATTTTAA
- a CDS encoding MFS transporter, with the protein MTPSSPKDKKKGSVYFLPGAIFLAMLPVTMIVPVFKEIVKDRFQSGNSEVAWFLSVAMLGSFFFSPIAGFLSDRFGTRKKIIILFCFLDALLLSLLPYAESLPVLLGLRFLEGGAHVFVIGLLLASVADFEHGSSTLQLKGGTLMGISGMLLSLGGAVGISLGFLGKENPYLPFYTGSTILLFLAFIVYRFVPEVETLASKKQFTWKESGLVFLSRPLLLFPMAFQFLDRFTSGYFMSSLNLRLREEFFLNPSETGRLLSLVFLPMALLSYPAIRLSKKTGKYFPVAIGSLIYGIALTLSGTFHSIGWITISLLFCGLGAGLMFATSLRLASSLCNRENNGIVMSALTGIGSLGFFLGPISSVGLDRISDSISFFRSSSLTAVVFGLAQVLLVVASIPFYRILNKKEY; encoded by the coding sequence ATGACTCCGTCCTCTCCAAAGGATAAAAAAAAAGGATCGGTTTATTTTTTACCGGGGGCGATCTTTTTGGCGATGCTTCCGGTAACGATGATCGTTCCGGTATTTAAGGAAATTGTAAAGGATCGATTTCAATCGGGCAACAGCGAAGTTGCCTGGTTCTTGAGTGTTGCGATGCTCGGATCCTTTTTCTTTTCTCCGATCGCGGGTTTTCTCTCGGATCGATTCGGAACGAGAAAAAAGATCATCATTCTTTTTTGTTTTCTGGATGCTCTCCTTTTGAGTCTTCTTCCCTACGCGGAAAGTCTTCCCGTCCTTTTGGGTCTTCGATTTTTGGAAGGTGGTGCACACGTTTTTGTCATCGGTTTGCTTTTGGCATCCGTTGCCGATTTTGAACACGGAAGTTCCACCTTACAGCTCAAAGGTGGAACTCTAATGGGTATTTCCGGGATGCTTCTTTCTCTTGGAGGGGCGGTCGGAATCTCACTCGGATTTTTAGGAAAGGAAAATCCCTATCTTCCTTTTTATACTGGTTCAACGATCCTTTTGTTTCTTGCATTCATCGTTTATCGTTTTGTTCCGGAAGTGGAAACCTTAGCTTCTAAAAAACAGTTTACTTGGAAAGAATCCGGACTTGTTTTTCTTTCCCGCCCTCTCCTTTTGTTTCCGATGGCGTTTCAATTTTTAGATCGATTCACATCCGGTTATTTTATGAGTTCTCTCAATCTTCGACTTCGAGAAGAATTCTTTCTCAATCCCTCCGAGACGGGACGACTGCTTTCTCTCGTTTTTCTTCCGATGGCTCTTTTATCCTATCCTGCGATTCGACTTTCCAAAAAGACGGGAAAGTATTTCCCGGTAGCAATCGGTTCTCTGATCTATGGGATCGCCTTGACTCTTTCAGGAACGTTTCATTCCATCGGGTGGATCACGATTTCGCTTCTTTTTTGCGGTTTGGGAGCAGGTCTTATGTTTGCGACGTCTCTTCGATTGGCATCTTCTCTTTGTAATCGGGAAAACAATGGAATCGTAATGTCCGCCCTGACCGGAATCGGATCTCTCGGTTTTTTTCTTGGTCCCATTTCTTCCGTAGGTTTGGATCGAATTTCCGATTCGATTTCTTTTTTTCGAAGTTCTTCTTTGACCGCGGTCGTATTCGGTTTGGCTCAGGTTCTCCTCGTGGTCGCAAGCATTCCTTTTTACAGAATTTTAAATAAAAAAGAATATTAG
- a CDS encoding heme oxygenase (biliverdin-producing) — protein sequence MNLATLLREGTSEEHRSAESSAFIRCFMKGILERGTYSRHLEAFYFVYEALERELELSSKDPVLGSIYFPELNRRDTILKDLQYFFGSWKPEEHKPTPATQVYVDRIRKISGTQPTLLVAHSYVRYLGDLSGGQILKKVAARALSLPQGEGISFYEFPQITDINGFKQNYRAALDGLAIEDSEKQDILSESKQVFLLNQGIFSELEKDLIAAIGKETYDSVLSKG from the coding sequence ATGAATTTAGCCACTTTACTTCGAGAAGGAACCTCCGAGGAACACAGATCCGCCGAAAGTTCCGCTTTCATCCGCTGTTTTATGAAAGGAATTTTAGAGAGAGGAACGTATTCGAGACATCTGGAAGCCTTCTACTTTGTTTACGAAGCCTTAGAAAGAGAATTAGAGCTTTCTTCCAAGGATCCGGTGCTTGGATCGATCTATTTCCCCGAACTCAATCGGAGAGACACAATTCTCAAAGACCTTCAGTATTTTTTTGGATCTTGGAAACCGGAGGAGCACAAGCCGACGCCTGCGACGCAGGTTTACGTAGATAGAATCCGGAAGATTTCAGGGACACAACCAACTCTCCTTGTCGCCCATTCTTACGTGCGTTATTTGGGAGATCTTTCCGGAGGGCAAATTCTAAAAAAAGTCGCGGCCCGCGCACTTTCCCTTCCGCAAGGAGAAGGAATTTCCTTTTACGAGTTTCCGCAAATCACGGATATCAACGGTTTTAAACAAAATTACAGAGCCGCGTTAGACGGTCTTGCGATTGAAGATTCCGAAAAACAGGATATTCTTTCCGAATCAAAACAGGTCTTCCTTTTGAATCAGGGGATCTTTTCCGAATTGGAAAAGGATCTCATCGCGGCAATCGGTAAGGAAACGTATGACTCCGTCCTCTCCAAAGGATAA
- the zigA gene encoding zinc metallochaperone GTPase ZigA codes for MNHSPTHSRSKLPVSVLSGFLGAGKTTVLNHILHNRDGLKIAVIVNDLSEVNIDAGLIRSGGADLKRSEEKLVTMSNGCICCTLREDLLQEVGKLAREKKFDYLLIESTGIAEPLPIAETFTFEDEEGNSLSQIAQLDTMITIVDAKNFLSDFSSSEDLKDRDLNSEEDDERTIVDLLIEQVEFANVILINKIDLISEEELLRLRSILRKLNPEAHIHAIQEGKVPLQKILNTGLFDFENASNAPGWLKELRGEHKPETEEYGISSIVYRARKPFHPERFYETISKEWPGVIRSKGFFWLASRMDWVGGWSQAGPSCRTENIGRWWAAIPRSEWPTELEDLEEIESEWEERFGDRRQEIVLIGVDMNEDGIRELLNNCLLTDEEMLLGQKRWSSFSDPFPNWEIDIEEEFSEDRTFLDESRSRKSRP; via the coding sequence ATGAATCATTCTCCTACTCATTCTCGTTCCAAACTTCCGGTAAGTGTACTCTCCGGTTTCCTAGGAGCAGGCAAGACAACCGTCCTCAACCATATTCTTCACAACAGGGACGGACTGAAAATCGCAGTCATCGTAAACGATCTCAGCGAGGTCAATATCGACGCGGGATTGATCCGTTCGGGAGGGGCCGACCTCAAAAGGTCGGAAGAAAAACTCGTGACGATGAGCAACGGTTGTATTTGTTGTACGCTCAGAGAAGACCTTCTTCAGGAAGTAGGAAAGCTTGCCCGAGAAAAAAAATTCGATTACCTCTTGATCGAATCCACCGGGATCGCAGAACCGCTTCCGATTGCAGAAACCTTTACCTTTGAAGACGAGGAAGGAAATTCCCTTTCTCAGATTGCACAGTTGGATACGATGATCACGATCGTTGACGCTAAGAATTTTTTGAGCGATTTCTCTTCTTCAGAAGATCTCAAAGATCGAGATCTCAACTCCGAGGAAGACGACGAAAGAACCATCGTGGATCTACTCATTGAGCAAGTGGAATTCGCAAATGTGATTCTCATCAATAAAATCGATCTGATATCCGAAGAGGAGCTCCTACGCCTTCGCTCGATTCTCCGAAAATTGAATCCCGAAGCCCATATCCATGCAATCCAGGAAGGAAAGGTTCCGCTTCAGAAAATATTGAACACAGGACTTTTCGATTTCGAAAACGCTTCAAACGCTCCGGGTTGGCTCAAAGAGCTTCGCGGCGAACACAAACCGGAAACGGAAGAATACGGAATTTCCAGCATTGTCTATCGCGCGAGAAAACCGTTCCATCCGGAAAGATTCTATGAAACCATATCGAAAGAATGGCCTGGAGTGATCCGCTCGAAAGGTTTCTTCTGGCTTGCATCCCGTATGGATTGGGTCGGAGGTTGGTCTCAGGCTGGTCCCTCCTGTAGAACCGAAAACATCGGAAGATGGTGGGCCGCAATTCCAAGGTCCGAATGGCCAACTGAACTCGAAGATTTGGAGGAAATCGAATCCGAATGGGAGGAACGTTTCGGCGATCGCAGACAAGAGATCGTGCTAATTGGAGTTGACATGAATGAGGATGGGATCCGAGAATTATTGAACAACTGTCTTTTGACCGATGAAGAAATGCTCCTTGGTCAAAAAAGATGGAGTTCTTTTTCGGATCCGTTTCCCAACTGGGAAATCGATATCGAAGAGGAATTCTCGGAAGACCGGACCTTTTTGGATGAAAGTAGAAGCAGGAAAAGCCGCCCTTAG
- a CDS encoding Fur family transcriptional regulator: MKVEAGKAALRNTKQKGEILKVLEAAKGPLSIKEIFDLSRKNLDNLGIATVYRAVNHLMETGAINEIHLPGESSRFEASHLHHHHHFHCKQCDRVFDIEICPFPLDKSPKGFTVDTHEIILYGTCSDCNSKVK, translated from the coding sequence ATGAAAGTAGAAGCAGGAAAAGCCGCCCTTAGAAACACGAAACAGAAAGGGGAAATCTTAAAGGTTCTGGAAGCCGCTAAGGGTCCCCTTTCCATCAAAGAAATTTTCGATCTTTCCCGTAAGAATCTGGACAACCTTGGAATCGCCACCGTTTACAGAGCAGTCAATCATCTCATGGAAACCGGTGCGATCAATGAGATCCACTTACCCGGAGAATCTTCCCGGTTCGAGGCGAGTCATCTACATCATCACCATCACTTCCATTGTAAACAATGTGATCGTGTATTCGATATTGAAATCTGTCCGTTTCCTCTCGACAAAAGCCCTAAAGGATTTACGGTGGACACCCATGAGATCATTCTCTATGGAACCTGTTCCGACTGCAATTCCAAGGTAAAATGA
- a CDS encoding AZOBR_p60025 family cell surface glycopolymer formation protein, translating into MNSFFLRIRSLFENPKFILPLFFILYFSSSLLIWRKYEWNPSSQINFGIQFAVQNPEQTPKGAVVFQSQPGDLGAGYDGQIFYFYSRMLSEFNLEWPKGFETNIRAPRIGYPFLISPFGWFGPWGAVFGMFFVNLSLILSSWFLLRDLCGKQYRIDSSLYLFSPFLLGSYALLVSDAVLTSLLVFVYWLYKKEKWILFSFVGAFAILTKEQSFFLLFPLGLQCLSEKKWKTSLWVLSTLALPVLWGIFLRIQIPEWTPTRFTDFFAPLDGFVGYWKEINDPSPFSFLEAPDFETKLILFGKKFSRVPLFLLFLSGFFVLMSGDWRKAPGNRLSFFLVMFSIFSAGYVLYWSSYENVSRMFTVSIAFLIFWKLEDETIRDRFYWLVTGSILFLFLFKLIFISKTLNYEVWK; encoded by the coding sequence CTGAATTCGTTTTTTTTGCGGATTCGATCCTTATTTGAGAATCCGAAATTCATTCTCCCGTTATTTTTCATTCTCTATTTCAGCTCATCCCTCTTGATTTGGAGAAAATACGAATGGAATCCGAGCTCTCAGATCAACTTCGGGATCCAATTCGCAGTTCAGAATCCGGAACAAACACCGAAAGGAGCAGTCGTCTTTCAAAGTCAACCGGGAGATCTCGGGGCAGGATACGACGGACAAATCTTTTACTTTTATTCGAGAATGTTAAGCGAATTCAATTTGGAATGGCCGAAAGGTTTCGAAACGAATATTCGCGCTCCAAGAATCGGTTATCCTTTTTTGATTTCTCCCTTCGGTTGGTTCGGTCCCTGGGGAGCCGTTTTCGGAATGTTCTTCGTAAACTTGAGTCTGATTTTATCTTCATGGTTTTTACTCCGTGATCTCTGCGGGAAACAATATCGGATCGACTCCAGTTTGTATTTGTTTTCACCGTTTCTTTTGGGAAGTTATGCGCTCTTGGTAAGCGACGCGGTCCTTACAAGTCTCCTCGTCTTTGTGTATTGGCTTTATAAAAAGGAAAAGTGGATTTTGTTTTCCTTTGTCGGCGCGTTTGCGATTCTCACAAAAGAACAGTCATTCTTCTTACTTTTTCCCTTGGGACTTCAATGTTTATCGGAAAAAAAATGGAAAACTTCCCTTTGGGTTCTGTCCACGCTTGCACTCCCGGTCCTCTGGGGAATTTTTTTAAGAATTCAGATTCCGGAATGGACTCCGACTCGATTTACGGATTTCTTTGCTCCGTTAGACGGCTTTGTTGGATATTGGAAGGAAATCAACGACCCTTCACCGTTTTCCTTTTTAGAAGCTCCCGACTTTGAAACCAAACTCATCTTGTTTGGAAAAAAGTTTTCGCGAGTTCCACTTTTTCTTTTGTTTCTTTCGGGTTTTTTTGTTCTTATGAGCGGAGATTGGAGGAAGGCTCCGGGTAACCGGCTTTCTTTCTTTTTAGTGATGTTTTCGATCTTTTCCGCCGGTTATGTTCTTTATTGGTCTTCATACGAAAACGTTTCGAGAATGTTTACGGTCTCCATCGCTTTCTTAATCTTTTGGAAACTGGAAGACGAAACGATCCGCGATCGTTTCTATTGGCTCGTAACGGGAAGCATTCTATTTTTGTTTTTGTTTAAGCTGATTTTTATTTCCAAAACTCTCAATTACGAAGTTTGGAAATAA